The following coding sequences are from one Leptolyngbya sp. NIES-3755 window:
- a CDS encoding glycosyl transferase family 2 (similar to AA sequence:cyanobase_aa:LBDG_04570), with product MSRNSLVSVLIPAYNAERFIAETLDSLLAQTYSQFEAIVVDDGSTDRTINIVRDYMQKDSRIRLLQQNHAGVVAARNLAIQNSSGVYLAPLDSDDLWFPRKLEKQVQALDADPNAGMVYSWSVSIDQQNRLLWRYYIDRPFVPEGWVLSTLIFYNFMENGSVPMFRRSCIEKVGGYALPIEDLNFQGCEDYELYLRLAKHYPVRVVREYAIAYRQSTGSLASKHLSMYHSFFQLMAMMRRQNPEIPEIVFRWSRGLFYNFALVKGYENQDYKQVLLWFWEGLGVDWALLLRPETFRVVVPSALRFVFPRSPKPKSAVKQLPAQKFTLEQVNDPNNKRRYPWLRKPYELLMLRRWARVTRINQALADCKTRESVLAAR from the coding sequence ATGAGCCGCAATTCCCTTGTTTCTGTTCTGATTCCTGCTTACAACGCAGAACGATTTATTGCTGAAACCTTGGATTCATTGTTAGCGCAAACTTATTCACAGTTTGAAGCGATCGTGGTTGATGATGGTTCAACGGATCGCACGATCAACATTGTTCGCGACTATATGCAGAAAGATTCGAGAATCCGATTACTCCAGCAAAATCATGCAGGTGTGGTTGCTGCGAGAAATTTAGCAATTCAAAATTCTAGTGGGGTTTATCTTGCACCCCTGGATTCGGATGATCTTTGGTTTCCTCGTAAGCTTGAGAAGCAAGTGCAAGCTCTAGATGCTGACCCAAATGCGGGAATGGTGTATAGCTGGTCAGTCTCGATCGACCAACAGAATCGATTGTTGTGGCGCTATTACATCGATCGACCGTTTGTTCCTGAAGGTTGGGTACTATCAACACTCATCTTTTACAACTTTATGGAAAATGGCAGTGTTCCGATGTTCCGTCGGAGTTGTATTGAGAAAGTTGGTGGATATGCTTTACCGATCGAGGATTTGAACTTCCAAGGCTGTGAGGACTATGAACTGTATCTGCGTTTGGCAAAACATTATCCTGTTCGGGTCGTGCGGGAATATGCGATCGCCTATCGACAAAGTACCGGAAGCTTAGCATCAAAACATCTTTCGATGTATCACTCTTTCTTTCAACTAATGGCAATGATGCGACGGCAAAATCCCGAAATACCTGAGATTGTTTTCCGATGGTCACGGGGATTGTTCTATAACTTCGCACTGGTGAAAGGCTATGAGAATCAAGACTATAAACAAGTGCTGCTCTGGTTTTGGGAAGGTTTAGGAGTCGATTGGGCACTGTTGCTGAGACCGGAAACTTTTCGAGTCGTAGTTCCGAGTGCACTGAGGTTCGTATTTCCGCGATCGCCTAAACCCAAGTCAGCAGTGAAGCAACTACCCGCCCAAAAGTTCACGCTTGAGCAAGTGAATGATCCGAACAATAAACGCCGCTATCCGTGGTTGAGAAAGCCATACGAACTATTGATGTTGCGTCGTTGGGCAAGAGTGACCCGAATCAATCAAGCTTTAGCAGACTGTAAAACGAGAGAGTCAGTCTTAGCAGCGAGATAA
- a CDS encoding hypothetical protein (conserved hypothetical protein;~similar to AA sequence:cyanobase_aa:LBDG_57800) yields MTKTTKQFAQDEWSGQPVGRPKTINDDYLARLKELVSHSPKQFGYPFERWTAHWLRKHLLQETGVAISDRHINRLLKQMGLSTRARINLKRFSVTTDDLNSSKG; encoded by the coding sequence ATGACCAAGACTACGAAGCAATTTGCACAGGATGAATGGAGCGGTCAACCTGTGGGAAGACCCAAAACGATTAACGATGACTATCTCGCTCGGTTAAAAGAACTGGTCAGTCATAGTCCGAAACAGTTTGGCTACCCGTTTGAGCGTTGGACAGCCCACTGGCTGCGGAAACATCTACTACAAGAAACTGGAGTCGCCATTAGCGATCGACATATCAATCGATTACTCAAACAGATGGGGCTTTCAACCCGCGCCCGGATTAACCTTAAGCGATTCAGTGTTACGACCGACGATCTGAATTCGTCCAAAGGCTAG
- a CDS encoding glycosyl hydrolase, family 57 (similar to AA sequence:cyanobase_aa:LBDG_03660), whose amino-acid sequence MTSLSDASSRLALVDLNAQSPDPIQTAIGVYVTVHGHFYQPPRENPYLDAIERQPSAAPFHNWNERIHHECYRPNAFARILNDQGQLLGIVNNFEYLSFNIGPTLMSWIERHDVEVYQRIVEADRKSCDRLNGHGNAIAQVYNHIIMPLANERDKRTQIRWGKADFRSHFGRDPEGMWLAETAVDYATVEILIEEGIKFIVLAPSQAERCREQTDPHWQEVGGGQIDPTRPYRCYLRSDDPDSPFIDVFFYDGPISRDMGFDSALSSSHHLASRLGQAVRGDHRPTQLISVATDGETFGHHKGGTEKCLAYAFTREFPDRDWTVTNFAHYLSLNPPTWEVVLKPVTAWSCAHGVDRWQEDCGCGGGGLWHQKWRRPLRDSLDWLRDQLIRVYEEEGKKLFNDPWLARDEYVQVIRDRASIQKFLARHQSHKLSNVDRLDALRLLEMQRHALLMYTSCGWFFEELSRPEGVQILRYASRALELAGDVAGIQLEKNFIKRLTSAPSNVDCFKNGAEVYRQLVIPAQITFEQVAAHYAISSLFTSYSREQRVYCYTANQLDYQIQRMGSVTLAIGQLQLTSEITRESQHFVFAVLHLCGWDFHCCIQPFAGRRNYTQVKEQLFEALNHGSAAQTILKMNQVFGDVAYSLQDLFAEERHRMMRLLSQETLTRLDQLYTQVYRDNYGVLMAFHRDELPVPQELQVAAEIALGHRLLLTLRSLEQDLEEPDAVLNHLGQLEAIATEAIHLRCHLQQPEARETLQRLIERSLWVLFNESEIERAEPQIRVLERLIVLSGQFGLGVSFAKSQELFHQWLHRSLSLTPAIRDLAEKLAIVI is encoded by the coding sequence ATGACCTCACTTTCTGATGCTTCCTCCCGTTTAGCTCTGGTCGATTTGAATGCTCAAAGTCCTGATCCCATACAAACTGCGATCGGGGTTTACGTTACAGTTCATGGGCATTTCTACCAGCCACCGCGTGAAAATCCCTATCTTGATGCGATCGAGCGTCAACCCAGTGCTGCCCCGTTCCACAACTGGAATGAGCGAATTCATCACGAGTGTTATCGCCCAAATGCGTTTGCCAGAATCCTCAACGATCAAGGGCAATTGTTGGGGATCGTGAATAATTTTGAGTATTTGAGCTTTAACATTGGTCCGACTTTGATGAGTTGGATCGAGCGGCACGATGTTGAGGTGTATCAGCGGATTGTAGAAGCCGATCGTAAAAGTTGCGATCGGTTGAACGGGCATGGGAACGCGATCGCGCAAGTTTACAATCACATCATCATGCCGCTGGCGAATGAGCGCGACAAACGGACGCAGATTCGCTGGGGAAAAGCAGATTTTCGATCGCATTTCGGACGTGATCCCGAAGGGATGTGGCTAGCTGAAACCGCTGTGGATTATGCCACTGTAGAGATTTTGATCGAAGAGGGGATCAAGTTCATTGTGCTGGCTCCCTCTCAAGCAGAACGATGCAGAGAGCAGACTGATCCCCATTGGCAAGAAGTGGGCGGCGGACAAATTGATCCCACTCGTCCGTATCGGTGTTACCTGCGCTCAGATGATCCCGATTCGCCGTTCATCGATGTCTTCTTCTACGATGGTCCAATTTCTCGTGATATGGGATTCGATTCGGCTTTGAGCAGTTCGCATCATTTGGCGAGTCGGTTGGGTCAGGCAGTTCGTGGGGATCATCGTCCAACTCAATTGATCTCGGTTGCAACCGATGGCGAAACGTTCGGACACCACAAGGGCGGGACTGAGAAATGTTTGGCGTATGCGTTTACGCGGGAATTCCCCGATCGCGATTGGACAGTGACAAATTTCGCACATTATCTCAGTTTGAATCCGCCGACTTGGGAAGTGGTCCTGAAGCCCGTAACGGCTTGGAGTTGCGCTCATGGAGTCGATCGCTGGCAAGAAGATTGCGGTTGCGGTGGAGGCGGATTGTGGCATCAGAAATGGAGACGACCGCTGAGAGATTCTTTGGATTGGTTGCGGGATCAACTGATTCGAGTGTACGAGGAAGAAGGGAAAAAGCTCTTTAATGATCCCTGGTTGGCGCGGGATGAATATGTGCAAGTGATTCGCGATCGCGCCTCTATTCAGAAATTCCTCGCTCGGCATCAATCGCATAAGTTATCGAATGTCGATCGCTTAGATGCTCTACGATTGCTCGAAATGCAGCGTCATGCACTGTTGATGTATACGAGTTGCGGCTGGTTCTTTGAAGAGCTTTCTCGCCCGGAAGGAGTGCAGATTCTCAGATACGCATCACGGGCGCTTGAACTTGCTGGAGATGTCGCAGGCATTCAGCTTGAAAAGAATTTCATTAAGCGCCTTACCTCGGCTCCTAGTAACGTCGATTGCTTTAAAAACGGAGCAGAAGTTTATCGGCAACTTGTGATCCCCGCACAAATTACATTTGAACAAGTAGCGGCGCATTATGCAATTTCGTCTTTGTTCACCTCGTATTCACGGGAACAGCGAGTGTATTGCTATACCGCAAATCAGTTGGATTATCAGATTCAGCGGATGGGATCGGTCACATTAGCGATCGGGCAATTGCAACTCACCTCAGAAATTACTCGCGAATCGCAACATTTTGTCTTTGCAGTGCTGCATCTCTGTGGTTGGGACTTCCACTGTTGTATTCAACCGTTTGCAGGTCGGCGCAACTATACACAGGTGAAAGAGCAGCTTTTTGAAGCTCTGAATCATGGCAGTGCAGCCCAAACGATTCTGAAAATGAACCAAGTGTTTGGCGATGTGGCTTACAGCTTGCAAGATTTGTTTGCTGAAGAGCGTCACCGAATGATGCGATTGCTCAGTCAAGAGACTTTGACGCGACTGGATCAGCTTTATACGCAGGTGTATCGCGATAATTATGGGGTGCTGATGGCATTCCATCGGGATGAACTGCCCGTGCCGCAAGAATTACAAGTGGCAGCGGAAATTGCATTGGGACATCGATTGTTGTTGACACTACGATCGCTTGAACAAGATTTAGAGGAACCAGATGCTGTTCTGAATCATTTAGGACAATTGGAAGCGATCGCGACTGAGGCAATCCATTTACGCTGTCATCTTCAGCAACCCGAAGCGCGAGAGACTTTACAGCGATTAATTGAGCGATCGTTGTGGGTGCTTTTCAATGAGAGTGAAATTGAAAGAGCAGAGCCTCAGATTCGGGTGTTAGAGCGGTTAATCGTGCTGAGTGGACAATTTGGACTGGGTGTTTCCTTCGCTAAAAGTCAGGAATTGTTCCATCAGTGGTTACATCGATCGCTTTCGTTGACTCCTGCCATTCGAGATTTGGCTGAGAAATTAGCGATAGTGATTTAG
- a CDS encoding aminoglycoside phosphotransferase (similar to AA sequence:cyanobase_aa:PCC8801_2685) gives MPFLLSTQNVLAYLNERKISNANSDFLLKIQPKSGKNFNLLVQFKDRTAFLVKQEQHNLIGNTDQEFRREWCLQKMLATFPELCCLRKWLVEPIDIDLDRCNLQVQF, from the coding sequence ATGCCTTTTTTACTAAGCACTCAAAATGTTTTGGCTTATTTAAATGAGCGCAAGATTTCTAATGCAAATTCTGATTTTCTCTTGAAGATTCAACCAAAATCAGGCAAGAATTTTAACTTATTAGTTCAGTTTAAAGATCGAACTGCTTTTCTGGTGAAGCAAGAGCAGCATAATTTAATTGGAAACACAGATCAAGAGTTTCGACGTGAATGGTGTTTGCAAAAAATGTTAGCTACATTTCCCGAACTGTGTTGTCTGAGAAAATGGTTAGTTGAACCGATCGATATTGATCTCGATCGCTGCAATTTGCAGGTGCAATTTTAA
- a CDS encoding hypothetical protein (conserved hypothetical protein;~similar to AA sequence:cyanobase_aa:AM1_5519), with the protein MFAFFRSAIGILGWSYLGSLLLWFGLRLLFFDRFWWLALLNTFAPYLFLPIVILLPLAFWSRKRRLLMGLVLSCLLFVVLFPPRLNFPTAARRDTVLRLMTFNLLWSNQDYPKITQMVRKMDADVIGLQELQPKELPNLLKAISPIYPYHAIHPVDRFHTVALFSRLPIESVKPLPFPPIKRGLQAMVRYGDRRINVVVTHLTPNNIPLNQLVAETTDRYTRRAAETEFLKKFVPEQSLPTVMLCDCNMTDSSETYDELRKVLQDSFQERGQGTGHTLVSNIVPFAVQRLDYVWHTGELQSIESFVGTDGGSDHLPVIASFRVP; encoded by the coding sequence ATGTTTGCTTTCTTTCGGTCTGCGATTGGTATTCTCGGCTGGAGCTATCTGGGTAGTCTTTTACTTTGGTTTGGGTTGCGGCTTCTGTTTTTTGATCGCTTTTGGTGGTTGGCGCTGCTCAATACGTTTGCGCCTTATCTGTTTTTGCCGATCGTGATTCTGTTGCCGCTTGCATTCTGGAGTCGAAAGAGACGGTTGCTGATGGGGCTTGTTCTGAGCTGTCTATTATTTGTTGTGCTATTTCCGCCCAGATTGAATTTTCCTACAGCAGCACGACGAGACACAGTGCTTAGGCTGATGACCTTTAATCTGTTGTGGAGCAATCAGGACTATCCGAAAATTACTCAGATGGTTCGGAAGATGGATGCTGATGTGATTGGACTGCAAGAGTTACAACCGAAAGAACTTCCGAATCTGTTGAAAGCAATTTCGCCGATTTATCCTTATCATGCGATTCATCCAGTCGATCGATTTCATACCGTTGCATTGTTTAGTCGCTTACCGATCGAGTCTGTCAAGCCGCTGCCTTTTCCACCGATCAAGCGAGGATTACAAGCAATGGTTCGATATGGCGATCGGCGGATTAATGTTGTAGTGACGCATCTTACGCCAAATAATATTCCGCTGAATCAATTGGTGGCTGAAACTACCGATCGATACACTCGCAGAGCCGCAGAAACGGAGTTTTTGAAGAAGTTTGTGCCAGAACAATCATTGCCGACAGTAATGTTATGTGATTGCAATATGACAGATAGTTCTGAAACTTATGATGAATTGCGAAAAGTGTTGCAAGATAGCTTTCAGGAACGAGGACAGGGCACGGGACATACCTTAGTGAGTAACATTGTGCCCTTTGCAGTCCAACGATTAGACTATGTTTGGCACACGGGTGAACTACAGTCGATCGAATCTTTTGTCGGAACGGATGGCGGTTCTGATCATCTTCCAGTGATTGCTAGTTTTCGAGTTCCCTAA
- a CDS encoding sugar transferase (similar to AA sequence:cyanobase_aa:Ava_4832), producing the protein MLKISTRQSPLDLRSPSVVRLCRGMGTQWLRVLTLVISDVTLLGFAWFIAEKFGTPWATFWNLKENPIALLLVLGICLGFLVSGGFYKAGNIRRDYLGLARSLTMAASVLLLVAYIYQPSETISRSHFLIFWLLSIIFICIGRYVINRVTNQLRLNGIIRYSAFLICDPDQVDASVSRIEQENRYNLVGVMDATALDRANRESTFAKIRSLGTVEAFVSWDAIKNRQHLCWHFRTAGIALHILPLEFEPLLAESRFHVIRGFPTLTFTPPMLTGVDFLVKQAFDFCVALLFILLMSPVYCAIALLIKFDAPGPIFYRQTRIGLHGEPFQVWKFRTMVTNADALQKELEAQNETCDGVLFKMKNDPRVTRIGKFLRQYSLDELPQLFNVLAGEMSLVGPRPLPLRDVEKFAERHFIRQEVLPGITGLWQVSGRSNIDDFEQVIYLDLSYIEHWSLWLDLSILLRTVKVVLQKSGAY; encoded by the coding sequence ATGCTAAAAATTTCAACGCGGCAAAGCCCTCTTGACCTTCGTTCACCGAGCGTTGTCCGTCTCTGTCGAGGCATGGGAACGCAATGGCTACGAGTTCTCACCCTAGTTATTTCGGATGTCACTTTACTGGGATTTGCCTGGTTTATTGCTGAAAAATTCGGAACACCTTGGGCAACTTTCTGGAATCTGAAAGAAAACCCGATCGCGCTTTTACTCGTATTGGGAATCTGCTTGGGGTTTCTGGTTTCCGGCGGATTTTACAAAGCAGGCAACATTCGTCGGGATTATCTCGGACTTGCTCGATCGCTCACGATGGCAGCAAGCGTTCTCTTACTCGTTGCCTACATTTATCAACCGAGTGAAACCATTTCGCGATCGCACTTTTTGATCTTTTGGCTTCTCAGTATCATTTTCATTTGCATCGGTCGCTACGTGATCAATCGTGTGACGAATCAATTGAGATTGAACGGAATTATTCGATATTCAGCGTTTTTGATTTGCGACCCTGATCAAGTTGATGCCTCCGTTTCACGAATTGAACAGGAGAATCGATACAACTTAGTTGGCGTGATGGATGCGACCGCGCTCGATCGAGCAAATCGAGAGAGTACTTTTGCTAAGATTCGCAGCTTGGGAACGGTTGAAGCATTTGTTTCCTGGGATGCAATCAAAAATCGTCAACATCTTTGCTGGCATTTTCGCACTGCTGGAATTGCTCTACACATTTTGCCGCTGGAATTTGAACCGTTGTTAGCTGAATCTCGATTTCACGTCATTCGAGGCTTCCCAACGCTGACCTTTACGCCGCCAATGTTAACTGGAGTGGATTTTCTAGTTAAGCAAGCATTCGATTTCTGTGTGGCATTGTTGTTTATTTTGTTGATGTCTCCGGTGTATTGTGCGATCGCGCTTCTAATCAAGTTCGATGCCCCTGGACCAATCTTTTACCGCCAAACTCGAATCGGCTTGCACGGTGAACCGTTTCAGGTGTGGAAGTTTCGGACAATGGTGACAAATGCGGATGCTTTGCAGAAAGAGTTAGAAGCTCAGAATGAGACTTGTGATGGGGTTTTGTTCAAGATGAAAAATGATCCGAGAGTGACGCGAATTGGAAAGTTTTTGAGACAGTACAGCTTGGATGAATTGCCCCAATTGTTTAATGTGCTGGCGGGTGAAATGAGCTTGGTGGGACCTCGACCGCTTCCACTGCGAGATGTGGAAAAGTTTGCAGAACGACACTTTATTCGGCAGGAAGTGTTACCTGGAATTACTGGACTATGGCAAGTTTCAGGTCGATCGAACATTGATGATTTTGAACAAGTCATCTATCTCGATTTGAGCTATATCGAACATTGGTCGCTTTGGTTGGATCTGTCTATTTTGCTAAGAACCGTGAAAGTTGTGTTGCAGAAGTCAGGAGCGTATTAG
- a CDS encoding hypothetical protein (conserved hypothetical protein;~similar to AA sequence:cyanobase_aa:LBDG_03640), with amino-acid sequence MNAGSIHQSRGITPEEQRLYDHLLKLVQSESPQVLNERFRLLFVEATGYPDLAFQQDLDRLVQATISAQEFRFILNRCCHILINRWQSRPQYYGAITDLVALFESAPTRPITADFSRSRIIKQQRTLIQEFQQTEQYLTLKRLATVLQPAPTETESFGTLIRRYPYLYEHCLVAEGTPDIQQASIRQLQADRQKQFELDLSKYVTYQVRRASSNRVIHPVKNPTLLDDRSLSQALHQFTGKVHGNDTCREVAQRFLTHCQGVRSYKEFKAELYHYLTDTVNPAYGKRHFNQQFGNLLVNAYPQSDSQPLSDFLMVRTCSQLLNFLVVESIHRPQHFVFVDLLSNLGATSTTQLLLQIVLLCRRVKPYLEKRFSILFHHYESYSRDRVQWLIAAMENLQIALSTNFSALNLCFVNQLVR; translated from the coding sequence ATGAACGCTGGGTCGATTCATCAAAGTCGCGGAATTACACCTGAAGAGCAGCGACTCTATGATCATTTATTAAAGTTAGTTCAATCAGAATCCCCTCAAGTTCTGAATGAGCGGTTTCGCCTTCTGTTTGTGGAAGCAACTGGCTATCCGGATCTCGCATTTCAGCAAGATCTCGATCGCTTAGTTCAAGCTACGATTTCCGCCCAAGAATTCCGCTTCATTCTGAATCGTTGCTGCCACATTCTGATCAACCGCTGGCAGTCCCGTCCGCAGTACTATGGCGCGATCACAGATCTGGTTGCCTTGTTTGAATCGGCTCCGACTCGTCCAATTACAGCGGATTTTTCTCGATCGCGCATCATCAAACAACAGCGCACTCTGATTCAGGAGTTTCAGCAAACAGAGCAATATTTGACCCTGAAGCGTCTTGCCACTGTTCTCCAGCCTGCACCGACCGAGACCGAATCGTTTGGCACACTAATCCGCCGTTACCCTTACCTGTACGAACATTGCCTTGTCGCTGAGGGAACGCCAGATATTCAGCAGGCTTCGATTCGCCAACTTCAAGCCGATCGACAAAAACAATTCGAGCTTGATCTCTCAAAATACGTGACTTATCAAGTTCGACGGGCATCAAGTAATCGGGTCATTCATCCGGTCAAAAATCCGACCCTGTTAGATGATCGATCGCTCAGTCAGGCGCTCCATCAATTCACCGGAAAAGTACACGGAAACGATACCTGTCGCGAAGTTGCCCAGCGATTTTTAACTCATTGTCAAGGCGTTCGATCGTACAAAGAATTCAAAGCTGAGTTATATCACTATCTCACCGATACTGTGAATCCCGCCTACGGGAAGCGCCATTTCAATCAGCAATTCGGCAACTTATTAGTCAATGCGTATCCACAAAGCGACTCACAACCGCTTTCGGATTTCCTCATGGTACGGACGTGTAGCCAACTGTTGAATTTCCTAGTCGTAGAGAGCATCCACCGACCGCAGCACTTTGTCTTTGTCGATCTGCTTTCAAACCTAGGAGCCACTTCAACCACACAACTCTTACTGCAAATTGTTTTACTTTGTCGGCGAGTGAAGCCTTATTTAGAGAAGCGGTTTTCGATTTTATTCCATCACTATGAAAGCTACAGTCGCGATCGCGTTCAATGGCTCATTGCGGCGATGGAAAACCTACAAATCGCGCTCAGTACCAATTTCAGCGCTTTAAATTTATGTTTTGTCAATCAACTGGTGCGCTAG
- a CDS encoding calcium/proton exchanger (similar to AA sequence:cyanobase_aa:LBDG_03650) produces the protein MSIKNTVFTALLVMIPVSIAAHYLHWGALVVFGTAAVAILPLAAWMGTATEEIAVVVGPTLGGLMNATFGNATELIIALVALNAGLVDVVKASLTGSIIGNLLLVMGLSMLLGGLRYKEQEFQPIVARVNASSMNLAVIALLLPTAVNITSSGIESKTLQTLSVAVAIVLIMVYALTLLFSMKTHTYLYDVGTAESKAEELAEANLSHDGKKPNLVLWSIVLLVCTVFVAIESELLVDSLEVATEKLGLTALFTGVILLPIVGNAAEHATAVTVAMKDKMDLSLSVAVGSSLQIALFVAPVLVIVGWFIGQPMDLDFNPFELVAVAVAVLITNSISSDGRSNWLEGTLLLAAYLVLGLAFYFHPVMA, from the coding sequence ATGTCAATCAAGAATACGGTTTTTACAGCATTACTCGTGATGATCCCGGTGTCGATCGCGGCTCATTATCTCCATTGGGGAGCGCTTGTCGTTTTCGGTACGGCAGCAGTGGCGATCTTACCGCTTGCCGCTTGGATGGGCACTGCAACAGAAGAGATCGCAGTCGTTGTGGGTCCCACTTTGGGCGGCTTGATGAATGCCACGTTTGGGAATGCGACTGAGTTGATCATTGCTCTTGTTGCCCTGAACGCAGGTTTAGTCGATGTCGTAAAAGCCAGCCTTACGGGATCAATCATTGGCAATCTGCTTTTGGTGATGGGCTTGTCGATGCTACTGGGTGGGTTGCGCTATAAAGAGCAGGAATTTCAGCCGATCGTGGCACGAGTGAATGCGTCTTCGATGAATCTTGCCGTGATCGCACTCTTATTGCCAACAGCGGTCAATATCACATCATCGGGGATCGAATCCAAGACTTTACAAACGCTGTCGGTAGCAGTTGCGATCGTACTGATCATGGTTTACGCACTCACGCTCTTATTCTCGATGAAAACTCACACTTATTTGTATGATGTGGGGACCGCAGAGAGTAAAGCGGAAGAACTTGCAGAGGCGAATTTATCTCATGATGGTAAAAAGCCAAATTTAGTCTTATGGTCGATCGTGCTTCTGGTCTGTACGGTTTTTGTTGCGATCGAATCAGAACTACTCGTCGATAGCTTGGAAGTGGCGACCGAAAAATTAGGTCTGACTGCGCTCTTTACAGGGGTAATTCTGTTACCGATCGTTGGAAATGCCGCAGAACACGCAACCGCTGTAACCGTTGCAATGAAAGACAAAATGGATTTATCACTCTCAGTTGCCGTGGGATCAAGTTTGCAAATCGCGCTCTTTGTTGCGCCTGTTCTGGTCATCGTAGGCTGGTTTATTGGACAGCCGATGGATCTCGATTTCAATCCGTTTGAATTGGTCGCGGTTGCGGTCGCAGTTCTGATTACAAATTCGATTAGTTCAGATGGTCGATCGAATTGGTTAGAAGGAACGTTGCTTCTTGCAGCCTATTTGGTTCTCGGACTCGCTTTCTATTTTCATCCCGTAATGGCGTAA
- a CDS encoding ribosomal protein S21 (similar to AA sequence:cyanobase_aa:LBDG_03630): MTQVVLGENEGIDSALRRFKRQVSKAGILADLRSHRHFETPLEKRKRKAIVARRNRRYR; the protein is encoded by the coding sequence ATGACCCAAGTGGTTTTAGGAGAAAACGAAGGCATCGATTCAGCGTTGCGCCGCTTTAAGCGCCAAGTCTCAAAGGCTGGAATTTTGGCAGATCTGCGATCGCACCGTCATTTTGAAACACCGCTGGAAAAGCGCAAACGCAAAGCGATCGTCGCTCGACGCAATCGCCGCTACCGTTAA